In the Candidatus Bathyarchaeota archaeon genome, one interval contains:
- a CDS encoding DUF2148 domain-containing protein translates to MPILREKGEKDGLLETAKLMLVSARTAPKSGGIDDIVTAIVYGKDKDEIAAEMDKMAEERNSKGFKRDSKNLRDSEVVLLIGVKGPISFGINCGACGYATCEAFEKAGKKQGQDFVGPTCIFKALDMGIALGSAAKIASLLNVDNRIMYRIGTAAKRLKLLPEAHIIMGIPLSATGKNIYYDRSI, encoded by the coding sequence ATGCCCATACTCCGCGAAAAAGGAGAAAAAGACGGACTCTTAGAAACCGCAAAACTAATGCTAGTCTCAGCAAGAACCGCGCCCAAATCTGGAGGAATCGACGACATAGTCACGGCAATAGTCTATGGCAAAGATAAAGACGAAATCGCAGCAGAAATGGATAAAATGGCAGAAGAAAGAAACAGCAAAGGATTCAAACGAGACAGCAAAAACCTACGCGATTCTGAAGTGGTGCTACTAATCGGCGTAAAAGGACCAATATCCTTTGGCATCAACTGCGGTGCGTGTGGCTACGCGACTTGCGAAGCTTTTGAAAAAGCTGGAAAAAAGCAAGGTCAAGATTTTGTAGGACCCACTTGCATCTTTAAAGCCTTAGATATGGGCATCGCCTTAGGCTCAGCAGCAAAAATAGCAAGCCTCCTAAATGTCGATAACCGAATAATGTACCGAATTGGAACCGCTGCAAAAAGACTGAAATTACTACCGGAAGCGCATATCATCATGGGAATACCGCTATCCGCCACTGGCAAAAACATCTACTACGATCGTTCCATATAG